In one window of Desulfovibrio sp. UCD-KL4C DNA:
- the hydF gene encoding [FeFe] hydrogenase H-cluster maturation GTPase HydF, producing MSNKAPRGVRLVITLAGRRNAGKSSLINAIVDQDISIVSDQPGTTTDAVAKHYELLPLGPVTFYDTAGLDDTGELGELRIKASQKVLWRSDVALVVIGEEGITNYEKNIISNICKLKIPFLVLFNKNDLRTPSEEELSYCRENNFSFLEVSATTGLNIKEIKKALIELAPDEMKQTPVLAGDLFGEGDWIVCVVPIDLAAPKGRLILPQVQVIREILDCDAVAVTVKDREIEETLSNMKRKPALVITDSQVVLTVAGDVPDDIPLTTFSTLFARFKGDLPSLVKGAEAIDTLEDGDTVLVGEACSHHDVADDIGRVKIPRWVTQYTGKNIKFETYAGHDFPEDLEKYKLVIHCGACMLNRTEMLRRVTECNRRGVPITNYGVAISKVQGVLERIIAPFNL from the coding sequence ATGTCCAATAAAGCACCCCGCGGAGTCAGACTGGTTATAACTCTGGCCGGAAGACGAAATGCAGGAAAATCATCTCTGATAAACGCAATCGTAGACCAAGATATATCAATTGTTTCAGATCAACCGGGAACAACTACGGACGCAGTTGCTAAACATTATGAACTGCTGCCGCTCGGCCCCGTTACTTTTTACGATACAGCAGGGCTTGATGATACAGGGGAACTTGGAGAACTTAGGATAAAAGCCTCTCAGAAAGTTTTATGGAGATCTGATGTTGCACTTGTTGTAATCGGAGAAGAAGGCATTACTAATTATGAAAAAAATATTATCAGCAATATCTGTAAACTGAAAATTCCATTCCTTGTTCTTTTCAATAAAAATGATCTGCGAACTCCTTCAGAGGAAGAACTAAGCTATTGCCGTGAAAACAATTTTTCATTCTTAGAAGTTTCTGCAACAACGGGCTTAAACATTAAAGAAATTAAAAAAGCTCTCATTGAACTAGCACCGGATGAAATGAAACAAACACCAGTTCTTGCCGGAGACCTTTTCGGAGAAGGAGACTGGATTGTCTGTGTTGTCCCAATTGATCTGGCTGCGCCGAAAGGAAGGCTTATTTTACCGCAAGTTCAAGTTATACGAGAAATTCTGGACTGTGACGCAGTAGCTGTAACAGTTAAAGATCGTGAAATTGAAGAAACTCTATCAAATATGAAGCGCAAACCTGCGCTGGTCATTACAGATTCGCAAGTAGTCCTAACCGTTGCAGGTGATGTTCCAGATGACATTCCGTTAACCACTTTTTCGACTCTGTTTGCCCGTTTTAAAGGGGATTTACCAAGTCTTGTTAAGGGCGCAGAAGCTATTGATACTTTAGAAGACGGAGATACTGTGCTTGTGGGTGAGGCATGCTCACATCACGACGTTGCGGATGACATAGGACGGGTGAAAATCCCGCGCTGGGTCACCCAATACACAGGTAAAAATATTAAGTTTGAAACATATGCAGGACACGATTTTCCTGAAGATCTTGAAAAATATAAACTGGTAATTCACTGCGGAGCATGCATGCTAAATCGCACTGAAATGCTAAGAAGAGTTACAGAATGTAATCGCAGAGGAGTGCCGATAACCAATTACGGAGTTGCAATTTCAAAAGTACAGGGCGTTCTGGAAAGGATTATTGCACCATTCAATTTATAA
- the hydE gene encoding [FeFe] hydrogenase H-cluster radical SAM maturase HydE, which yields MDNLSKLKILDYLKGRSDDALFTLADQTRKKIFGNEIFIRAIVEFSNVCNKKCFYCGLRAPNSKINRYRLDLPTILEAAATAASNGARTIVLQSGDDFSYTKEQIGELVKEIKNHHDVAVTLSVGDRGLDEYAYWAQCGADRCLIKLETSNPELYKKIRDGESFEARLHRIKSLRDMGYEIGSGIIVGLPGSNIKDILQDIMFLKDLKLDMIAAGPFIPHPDTPFAECAAGDLLLSYRVTALLRILNPGANIPATSALDSFDSKGRELGLGRGCNVIMPSVTPSAHRADYNIYPGKNSVAIDVSDSLFQAENMIRNLNFTPSSSKGFSRRSNNVQ from the coding sequence ATGGACAACCTCAGCAAACTAAAAATTCTGGATTACTTAAAAGGTCGTAGTGATGATGCTCTTTTCACACTTGCCGATCAGACAAGAAAAAAAATATTTGGAAATGAAATTTTCATTCGTGCAATTGTAGAATTTTCGAATGTTTGCAACAAAAAATGTTTTTATTGCGGACTAAGAGCTCCGAATTCAAAAATAAATCGTTACCGACTTGATCTGCCGACGATTCTGGAAGCAGCCGCTACCGCTGCATCAAACGGAGCGCGGACAATTGTTTTACAATCAGGGGACGATTTCAGCTACACAAAAGAGCAAATTGGAGAACTGGTTAAAGAAATTAAAAACCATCACGACGTTGCTGTCACCTTATCAGTTGGGGACCGAGGACTTGATGAGTATGCTTATTGGGCACAGTGCGGCGCAGACCGTTGTCTGATTAAACTCGAAACTTCAAACCCCGAATTATATAAAAAAATCAGGGATGGGGAATCGTTCGAAGCAAGGCTTCATCGCATTAAATCTCTCCGCGATATGGGATACGAAATAGGCTCAGGCATCATTGTAGGACTACCCGGTTCAAACATAAAAGATATTTTACAAGACATTATGTTTTTAAAAGATCTTAAACTGGACATGATTGCAGCAGGCCCTTTCATTCCACATCCTGATACTCCCTTTGCAGAGTGCGCTGCCGGAGATTTATTACTCTCGTACAGAGTTACCGCTCTGCTCCGTATTTTAAATCCAGGAGCCAATATCCCTGCTACATCTGCTCTTGATTCTTTTGATTCAAAAGGCAGAGAACTCGGACTCGGCAGAGGATGCAACGTAATAATGCCTTCTGTCACCCCCTCTGCTCATCGCGCGGATTACAATATTTATCCTGGTAAAAACTCTGTTGCAATTGATGTTTCAGACTCTCTATTTCAAGCTGAAAATATGATCAGAAATTTAAACTTCACCCCCTCATCTTCGAAAGGATTTTCAAGAAGGAGCAATAATGTCCAATAA
- a CDS encoding aspartate ammonia-lyase gives MSNTEKVKMRIESDTLGEMNIPADAYYGIHTLRAVRNFPFSGYQMHTEFIRAFAMVKQACAVANVELNHMDEKIGNAVITACKDIAFGNLHNEIIVDPFQGGAGTSTNMNFNEVIANRAIELLNGERGDYSLVHPLKHVNMHQSTNDVYPTALKVATLNLLIKLEAGVTELQQSFQIKEQEFRDIVKVGRTELNDAVPMTLGMTFGAFAEAVARDRWRIFKCRERIKKVNLGGTAIGTGLGASRDYILCAAGKLKQITGLPVSRAENLIDVTQNMDSFVEVSGFLKAYAVNLVKISSDLRLLASGPATGLGEIKLPTLQAGSSIMAGKVNPVMPEAVTQISLKVMGNDQTITLAASMGQLELNHLLPLLAHSLLESLTLLINATKSFSENCIAGITANHDRCKKHVEKSYALATVLVPVLGYERVEKILINAKNAGRTIREELLHQDIASLEDIDEILSPNRLCKLGYITDDFNWIK, from the coding sequence ATGTCGAATACCGAAAAAGTAAAAATGCGGATCGAAAGTGACACACTTGGCGAAATGAACATTCCAGCGGATGCTTATTACGGCATTCATACTTTAAGGGCTGTGCGTAATTTCCCATTTTCGGGTTATCAAATGCACACAGAATTCATCCGTGCTTTCGCTATGGTTAAACAAGCTTGCGCAGTTGCAAATGTTGAACTGAATCACATGGATGAAAAAATCGGTAACGCTGTTATCACGGCGTGTAAAGACATAGCTTTCGGCAACCTCCATAACGAAATCATAGTTGATCCGTTTCAAGGCGGTGCCGGAACTTCGACCAATATGAACTTCAACGAAGTTATCGCCAATCGCGCGATTGAACTTCTAAATGGTGAGCGTGGCGATTACTCGCTGGTACATCCTCTAAAACATGTGAATATGCACCAGTCCACCAATGACGTGTACCCCACGGCTCTAAAGGTGGCCACGCTCAACCTTTTAATAAAACTGGAAGCTGGAGTTACCGAACTCCAGCAATCTTTTCAAATTAAAGAACAGGAATTTCGTGACATCGTTAAAGTCGGACGAACTGAATTAAATGATGCTGTGCCCATGACTTTGGGCATGACCTTCGGAGCTTTTGCTGAAGCGGTAGCACGGGACAGATGGAGAATTTTTAAATGCAGAGAAAGAATTAAAAAAGTTAATCTAGGTGGCACCGCCATCGGAACGGGACTTGGAGCTTCTCGCGATTACATTCTTTGCGCGGCAGGAAAATTAAAACAGATAACGGGACTTCCTGTTTCACGCGCTGAAAATTTAATCGACGTTACACAGAATATGGATTCTTTTGTTGAAGTTTCAGGATTCCTGAAAGCATACGCTGTAAATCTGGTAAAAATATCCTCAGACTTACGCCTGCTTGCCAGCGGCCCTGCAACCGGACTTGGTGAGATAAAACTCCCGACTCTTCAAGCCGGATCTTCAATAATGGCAGGTAAGGTTAACCCTGTCATGCCGGAAGCGGTAACGCAAATCTCATTAAAAGTTATGGGAAATGATCAAACAATTACCTTAGCCGCCTCTATGGGACAGTTAGAGTTAAACCACTTGCTTCCGCTCCTTGCCCATTCTTTGCTCGAATCCCTGACACTTTTAATTAATGCAACTAAGAGCTTTTCAGAAAATTGTATTGCGGGGATAACAGCTAATCATGACAGATGTAAAAAGCATGTGGAAAAAAGCTATGCTCTCGCAACGGTTCTGGTTCCGGTGCTGGGATATGAACGAGTCGAAAAAATTCTGATCAATGCAAAAAACGCAGGAAGAACAATCCGCGAAGAATTACTACATCAGGATATTGCCTCCCTAGAAGATATAGATGAAATCTTATCCCCGAACAGACTATGTAAACTTGGCTACATTACTGACGACTTCAACTGGATTAAATAA
- the hydG gene encoding [FeFe] hydrogenase H-cluster radical SAM maturase HydG, translating to MKNINNSGHNLKSFIDEDLIWSEMEKATNPEPAQVRDILTKAKERKGLTPFEAAVLLKNTDKDLDNEIFETAMEVKKGIYGNRLVLFAPLYISNECVNQCAYCGFNAENKDLNRRTLSSEEIRKEVEVLEKIGHKRLLLVYGEHPKYNADWIAQTVRDVYSVTSDISGEIRRVNINCAPLDVEGFKKLHDVGIGTYQCFHESYHQETYKKVHLAGKKTDYLWRLYAMHRAQEAGIDDVGMGALFGLFDPIFEVMGLLYHAQQLEKDWGVGPHTISFPRIEPAQGSEIAFNPPYLSSNHNFKKIVSVLRLAVPYTGLILTTRENADFRKELLEVGVSQISAGSRTYPGAYSDPQYDRPDVQQFCVGDSRSLDEVIRSLIEGEQSYVPSWCTACYRLGRTGEHFMELAKTGFIQKFCLPNGLLTFKEYLEDYGSEETKKLGNELIRKELDSYADPDRRKLLTDRVTRMEAGERDLYL from the coding sequence ATGAAAAATATTAATAATTCTGGGCACAATCTTAAGTCATTTATAGATGAAGATCTTATCTGGTCTGAAATGGAAAAAGCAACCAACCCTGAACCTGCTCAGGTTAGGGATATTCTTACCAAAGCAAAAGAAAGAAAAGGTCTTACCCCATTTGAAGCCGCGGTGCTTCTTAAAAATACCGACAAAGATCTGGATAACGAAATTTTTGAAACAGCTATGGAAGTCAAAAAAGGAATCTATGGCAACAGGCTAGTCCTTTTTGCCCCGCTGTATATTTCCAATGAATGTGTCAATCAGTGTGCTTACTGCGGATTCAATGCAGAAAACAAAGACTTGAACCGCAGAACACTAAGTTCTGAAGAAATCCGCAAAGAAGTAGAAGTTCTGGAAAAGATCGGTCACAAAAGACTTTTGCTGGTTTACGGGGAACATCCTAAATATAATGCAGACTGGATTGCCCAAACAGTACGTGATGTTTATTCTGTAACATCAGATATAAGCGGCGAAATTCGTAGAGTAAACATAAACTGTGCTCCACTGGATGTTGAAGGTTTTAAAAAACTTCATGATGTCGGTATTGGAACTTATCAGTGTTTCCATGAGTCTTATCATCAGGAAACATACAAAAAAGTTCATCTTGCAGGTAAAAAAACAGATTATTTATGGAGACTTTATGCCATGCACCGCGCACAGGAAGCAGGCATAGATGACGTAGGAATGGGTGCTCTCTTCGGCTTATTTGATCCTATCTTTGAAGTTATGGGCCTCCTTTACCATGCCCAGCAGCTCGAAAAAGACTGGGGTGTTGGTCCCCATACTATTTCATTTCCAAGAATTGAACCTGCTCAGGGATCAGAGATTGCTTTTAATCCTCCTTATCTGTCATCCAACCATAACTTCAAAAAGATTGTATCTGTGCTCCGCCTTGCTGTTCCGTACACAGGACTAATCCTGACAACACGTGAAAATGCCGATTTCCGCAAAGAACTGCTTGAAGTAGGAGTTTCTCAGATCTCTGCCGGTTCAAGAACCTATCCCGGTGCATACAGCGATCCTCAATATGATCGCCCAGATGTTCAGCAGTTCTGCGTTGGTGACAGCCGTAGTCTTGATGAAGTTATCCGCAGCCTTATCGAAGGTGAGCAAAGCTATGTTCCTTCATGGTGCACAGCCTGTTATCGTCTCGGCCGTACAGGTGAACATTTTATGGAACTTGCCAAAACCGGTTTTATCCAGAAGTTCTGTCTACCTAACGGCCTTTTGACCTTTAAAGAATATCTGGAAGATTACGGTTCCGAAGAAACTAAAAAACTCGGTAATGAGCTTATCCGCAAAGAACTTGATAGTTATGCCGACCCTGATCGAAGAAAGTTGCTAACTGACAGAGTTACTCGTATGGAAGCAGGTGAAAGAGATCTTTACCTGTAA
- a CDS encoding TM1266 family iron-only hydrogenase system putative regulator → MDKRLGIIGITIKNRFESAPKVNNTLSEFGNIIVGRMGLPFREKGVNVIGIIIEATTDEVGALTGKLGMLEGVKVKSLLV, encoded by the coding sequence ATGGATAAACGGTTAGGAATCATTGGCATAACGATTAAAAATCGATTTGAATCTGCACCGAAAGTCAATAACACTCTCAGTGAATTCGGCAATATAATCGTTGGGCGTATGGGGCTTCCTTTCCGCGAAAAAGGTGTAAACGTTATCGGTATCATTATAGAAGCAACTACCGATGAAGTTGGAGCTTTGACGGGAAAACTCGGAATGCTTGAAGGTGTAAAAGTTAAATCACTTCTAGTTTAA
- a CDS encoding iron hydrogenase small subunit, translated as MKMKRRSFLKACGVMTGYAVLSVNIASEAFAAAMSFVASRQKSVYAADANPKIYKFRKSQNNPMITKIYNKDGGFLHDGPCGHKSHELLHTEYIDRSAKLSALKAKGYKLNF; from the coding sequence ATGAAAATGAAAAGACGCAGTTTCTTAAAAGCTTGTGGTGTAATGACTGGTTATGCTGTACTCAGCGTGAACATTGCTTCCGAAGCTTTTGCCGCAGCAATGAGTTTTGTAGCTTCGAGGCAGAAATCTGTTTACGCAGCAGACGCTAACCCAAAAATCTATAAATTCAGAAAATCACAGAACAACCCGATGATCACCAAAATCTATAATAAAGATGGCGGATTTCTACATGATGGACCTTGCGGACATAAATCCCATGAGTTGCTCCATACGGAATATATTGATCGCAGTGCTAAGCTCAGTGCCCTTAAAGCCAAAGGATACAAGCTTAACTTTTAA